A stretch of the Myxococcaceae bacterium JPH2 genome encodes the following:
- a CDS encoding NAD(P)-dependent oxidoreductase — protein MKIALYGATGVLGRRIAQEALSRGHQVLALSRDPSRLDLKDPQLTSARSDAKDPADVARHVAGQDVVVSALAPDGGNPSSLVALTRSLIDGVQRAGVRRLLMVGGAGSLEVAPGKQLVDAPEFPVSWKPIAIAHRDALDVLRKCPLEWTSLSPAALIQPGQRTGKFRLGTEQLVVDAKGESHISAEDYAVALVDELEKPKHLRQRFTVGY, from the coding sequence ATGAAGATCGCCCTATATGGAGCCACCGGTGTCCTCGGTCGTCGCATCGCCCAGGAGGCCCTGTCCCGAGGTCATCAGGTCCTCGCCCTCTCGCGAGATCCGTCCAGGCTCGACCTGAAGGATCCCCAGCTCACGAGCGCCCGCAGCGACGCGAAGGACCCCGCCGACGTGGCCCGTCACGTGGCGGGGCAGGACGTGGTGGTCTCCGCGCTCGCACCGGATGGAGGCAACCCCAGCTCGCTGGTCGCCCTCACGCGCTCACTCATCGACGGTGTGCAGCGCGCGGGCGTCCGCCGGCTCCTCATGGTGGGCGGCGCGGGCAGCCTGGAGGTGGCGCCTGGCAAGCAGCTCGTGGACGCGCCCGAGTTCCCCGTGTCGTGGAAGCCCATCGCCATCGCGCACCGGGACGCGCTCGACGTGCTCCGGAAGTGTCCGCTCGAATGGACCTCGCTGAGCCCCGCCGCGCTCATCCAGCCCGGCCAGCGCACCGGCAAGTTCCGCCTGGGCACCGAGCAGCTCGTGGTCGACGCCAAGGGCGAGAGCCACATCTCCGCCGAGGACTACGCCGTCGCGCTCGTCGACGAGTTGGAGAAGCCGAAGCACCTGCGCCAGCGCTTCACTGTCGGCTACTGA
- a CDS encoding TetR/AcrR family transcriptional regulator: protein MNPDSKSEAPVQKLRSRIKEATSEAILKAAAEVFVDQGLHSARMESIAERAGVSVGTLYNHFADRAALLEALKTQRRQWLFDRLDETLEPLTGQPFRVQVRAFVEALFAHVCNKDAFARLLMQQQEEMVRNAGHTKALAELHRRLEVLLDVGIRAGEVRAEGRALYPTLLMGMVRALILRREALGAEAMTGAWVDEVVRVFLKGIEV from the coding sequence ATGAATCCAGATTCAAAATCTGAGGCGCCCGTCCAGAAACTGCGCTCGCGCATCAAGGAGGCCACCTCCGAGGCCATCCTGAAGGCGGCGGCGGAAGTGTTCGTGGACCAGGGGCTCCACTCGGCGCGGATGGAGTCCATCGCCGAGCGGGCGGGCGTGTCGGTGGGCACGCTCTACAACCACTTCGCTGACCGAGCGGCCTTGCTGGAGGCCCTCAAGACGCAGCGTCGCCAGTGGCTGTTCGACCGCCTGGACGAGACGCTGGAGCCCCTGACGGGGCAGCCCTTCCGGGTGCAGGTGCGAGCGTTCGTGGAAGCGCTCTTCGCGCACGTCTGCAACAAGGACGCGTTCGCGCGGCTGCTCATGCAGCAGCAAGAGGAGATGGTTCGCAACGCGGGCCACACCAAGGCGCTGGCCGAGCTGCACCGCCGGCTGGAGGTGCTCCTCGACGTGGGCATCCGCGCCGGCGAGGTGCGGGCCGAGGGGCGCGCGCTCTATCCCACGCTGCTGATGGGCATGGTGCGCGCCCTCATCCTGCGCCGCGAGGCGCTGGGGGCGGAGGCGATGACCGGCGCCTGGGTCGATGAGGTCGTGCGCGTCTTCCTGAAAGGCATCGAGGTCTAA
- a CDS encoding DHA2 family efflux MFS transporter permease subunit, whose product MAVSAALSVPVGAATRPPVNKWLVTLSVTFGTLMGAIDSSIVNVALPQIRGAVGATVQEITWASTGFVIATVMVMPLTGFLGRLFGQKRVYLACLVLFVAGSFLCGLAWNLPTLVLFRFLQGLGAGALQPTEQAILRQTFPPKEQGTAMAVFAMAVMVGPAIGPTLGGYIVDNWHWSWIFFINVPVGILGFFMVVRFVHEDEELRTAAQAEAARQRKHMDWSGIVLLCVGLASLQYLLEEGQSHDWFDSALITGCTLLAVTCLIAFVIRELTAVAPAVNLRLFKDPVFASGTMLNAVVFAVLMASMFLLPLFMQELLGFTATQSGLALMPRTLVMLAMMPLAGRMYGRVPARVMVVAGIVLAGLGAYQMGGFSLDTGARNIISAIALQGVGFSLLFVPLSATALSNVPRERMADATGLNSLLRQIGGSVGLAIFATMLTRHTVEAKAAIAAHVTPERVEVATRMALMQKGLMARGLDVVSAKAASLQMMAGSVSRQAAVLAFDRLFVLAAALFVVVLPLVYFLKAAPSGGAPQEKPHIDVEI is encoded by the coding sequence ATGGCTGTGTCCGCCGCCTTGTCCGTGCCGGTGGGCGCCGCAACGCGCCCGCCCGTCAACAAGTGGTTGGTCACGTTGTCGGTGACGTTCGGCACGCTGATGGGCGCCATCGACTCGTCCATCGTCAACGTGGCCCTTCCTCAGATTCGCGGCGCGGTGGGCGCCACGGTGCAGGAGATCACCTGGGCCAGCACGGGCTTCGTCATCGCCACGGTGATGGTGATGCCGCTCACGGGCTTCCTCGGGCGCCTCTTCGGACAGAAGCGGGTGTACCTCGCGTGTCTGGTGTTGTTCGTCGCGGGCTCGTTCCTCTGTGGGCTCGCGTGGAACCTGCCCACGCTGGTGCTCTTCCGTTTCCTCCAAGGATTGGGGGCCGGCGCGCTCCAGCCCACCGAGCAGGCCATCCTCCGTCAAACGTTCCCGCCCAAGGAGCAGGGCACGGCGATGGCCGTGTTCGCCATGGCGGTGATGGTGGGCCCGGCGATTGGCCCCACGCTCGGCGGCTACATCGTCGACAACTGGCACTGGTCCTGGATCTTCTTCATCAACGTGCCGGTGGGCATCCTCGGCTTCTTCATGGTCGTGCGCTTCGTGCACGAGGACGAGGAGCTGCGGACCGCGGCGCAAGCGGAGGCCGCTCGGCAGCGCAAGCACATGGACTGGTCGGGCATTGTCCTCTTGTGCGTGGGCCTGGCCTCGCTCCAGTACCTGCTGGAGGAAGGGCAGAGCCATGACTGGTTCGACTCGGCGCTGATTACCGGCTGCACGCTCTTGGCCGTCACCTGCCTCATCGCCTTCGTCATCCGCGAGCTGACGGCGGTGGCGCCGGCCGTCAACCTGCGCCTCTTCAAGGACCCGGTGTTCGCGTCGGGCACGATGCTCAACGCGGTGGTGTTCGCCGTGCTCATGGCGAGCATGTTCCTCCTGCCGCTGTTCATGCAGGAGCTGCTCGGCTTCACCGCGACGCAGTCGGGTCTGGCGCTCATGCCGCGCACGCTGGTGATGCTGGCGATGATGCCGCTGGCGGGCCGGATGTACGGCCGCGTGCCGGCGCGGGTGATGGTGGTGGCGGGCATCGTGCTGGCGGGCCTGGGGGCCTACCAGATGGGCGGCTTCTCGCTCGACACGGGCGCGCGCAACATCATCAGCGCCATCGCGTTGCAGGGCGTGGGCTTCAGCCTCCTGTTCGTCCCGCTGAGCGCCACGGCGCTGTCGAACGTGCCGCGTGAGCGCATGGCGGACGCGACGGGCCTCAACTCGCTCTTGCGCCAGATTGGTGGCTCGGTGGGACTGGCCATCTTCGCGACGATGCTGACGCGCCACACGGTGGAGGCCAAGGCGGCCATCGCCGCGCACGTCACGCCCGAGCGCGTGGAGGTCGCCACGCGCATGGCGCTGATGCAGAAGGGCCTGATGGCGCGCGGTCTGGACGTGGTGAGCGCGAAGGCGGCCAGCCTCCAGATGATGGCGGGCAGCGTGTCGCGGCAGGCCGCGGTGCTGGCCTTCGACCGACTCTTCGTGCTGGCGGCGGCGTTGTTCGTGGTGGTGCTGCCGCTCGTTTACTTCCTCAAGGCCGCGCCCAGCGGCGGGGCTCCTCAAGAGAAGCCCCACATCGACGTGGAGATTTGA
- a CDS encoding HlyD family secretion protein has protein sequence MTTTTAPQLVKPEAGAPAAEAAAKRGKRGFFILGGVVVAVLVALGGFKVITAGQETTDDAQVEADVVPLAARVSGPVVSVEVVDNALVHKGDVLVRIDPRPYEARVKQAEAELESARAQAVAADAQATVAAAGAKGGLSTARAQVSSSTSAVSSAEAQVASARAAVARTEAQSRKAALDLDRARQLHAQNVVSQQALDDAQTGQDTALAALEGARAQLAVAEEGRRAAESKVAEARGQLDMSSPIDEKIAAAQASASLAHARVKGAEAALEQARLQLEDTRIVAPAEGQASKLSVHVGQLLSPSQAVAELVPSRTYVVANFKETQVGHMVPGQHVEVVLDAYSGEKLEGTVESLSGGTGARFSLLPPDNASGNFVKVVQRVPVRIAWVNAPQGLALRAGLSAEVTVHTK, from the coding sequence ATGACGACGACGACAGCCCCCCAGCTCGTGAAGCCCGAGGCGGGAGCGCCCGCGGCCGAGGCTGCGGCGAAGCGCGGCAAGCGTGGGTTCTTCATCCTCGGCGGCGTGGTGGTGGCGGTGCTGGTGGCCTTGGGAGGCTTCAAGGTCATCACCGCGGGGCAGGAGACCACCGACGACGCGCAGGTCGAGGCGGACGTGGTGCCCCTGGCCGCGCGCGTGTCCGGGCCGGTGGTGTCAGTCGAGGTGGTGGACAACGCGCTCGTGCACAAGGGGGACGTGCTGGTGCGCATTGATCCGCGGCCCTATGAGGCGCGGGTGAAGCAGGCCGAGGCGGAGCTGGAGTCGGCGCGCGCGCAGGCCGTGGCGGCGGATGCCCAGGCCACGGTGGCGGCGGCGGGCGCGAAGGGTGGCTTGTCCACGGCGCGCGCCCAGGTGTCGAGCAGCACGTCGGCGGTGAGCAGCGCGGAGGCGCAGGTGGCCTCGGCGCGCGCGGCCGTGGCTCGGACGGAGGCCCAGTCTCGCAAGGCGGCGCTGGACCTGGACCGGGCCCGTCAGCTGCACGCGCAGAACGTGGTGTCGCAGCAGGCGCTGGATGATGCGCAGACAGGGCAGGACACCGCGCTGGCCGCGCTGGAAGGGGCTCGGGCGCAGCTCGCGGTGGCCGAGGAGGGTCGCCGCGCCGCGGAGAGCAAGGTGGCCGAGGCGCGGGGCCAGCTCGACATGAGCTCGCCCATCGACGAGAAGATCGCCGCGGCCCAGGCCAGCGCGTCGCTGGCGCATGCGCGCGTGAAGGGCGCGGAGGCGGCGCTGGAGCAGGCGAGGCTCCAACTCGAGGACACCCGCATCGTGGCGCCCGCGGAGGGTCAGGCGTCCAAGCTGTCCGTGCACGTGGGCCAGTTGCTGTCGCCCAGTCAGGCTGTCGCGGAGCTGGTGCCCTCGCGCACGTACGTGGTGGCCAACTTCAAGGAGACCCAGGTGGGGCACATGGTGCCCGGGCAGCACGTCGAGGTGGTGCTGGACGCGTACTCAGGCGAGAAGCTGGAGGGCACGGTGGAGAGCCTGTCGGGCGGCACCGGCGCGCGCTTCTCGTTGCTGCCTCCAGACAATGCGTCGGGCAACTTCGTGAAGGTGGTGCAGCGCGTGCCGGTCCGCATCGCCTGGGTGAATGCGCCCCAGGGGCTGGCGCTGCGCGCGGGCCTGTCGGCCGAAGTGACGGTGCACACGAAGTAG